The following coding sequences lie in one Fusarium poae strain DAOMC 252244 chromosome 1, whole genome shotgun sequence genomic window:
- a CDS encoding hypothetical protein (TransMembrane:11 (o41-61i68-89o95-115i122-143o163-183i190-211o237-257i278-298o391-412i447-469o481-501i)) has translation MALTNLVRRLELPRGSQFINEDVRPVASERRTWTFLTFHNFWLLINCNIATYLTGSALIPLGLTWWQAIIAIVLGNILATAALILASLAGAYYHIGFPVFSRAVWGIWGSQFVIWNRIFLSLVWYGFQSWVGGQCVYLMLLSWDPSLENHIPNTIPASTGMTSAQFLSYFIFCVVTLPFLWIRPHKIQKFFYFASSITLVFFVVLLVWALATMGSDGFGDTISDSTPLPTTGGPNSVTWLLISGIMSTVGGIAAGILNQNDYARLARQPGAAIWGQTFAFPLYSIGASVIGILVTAATQKRMGEAIWNPPTLFAAMLIKDPTSGTRAAVFFAGLALSISQMGSNLPGNALSGGIDLASVFPRYINIRRGAYLMALLSPIVNPWRLVNTATVFLTVLSGYSVFLAPMTGLMVAHYNLVAKGKINVDHLYVGHSESIYWYKAGINWRAFAAWIVGVIPLMPGFIAAVNPSVHVSDGATELYRLNYLFGFMMSAVVYHVLHLVVPEQKLDDFIKDGTSAKDTQQMYHDRWNMPYTEGEPGSQEHIIPHSKGPNSLATVATSC, from the exons ATGGCTTTGACGAATCTTGTTCGCCGCCTTGAGCTACCGCGTGGCTCGCAGTTTATT AATGAAGATGTTAGACCAGTAGCGAGCGAAAGAAGAACATGGACGTTTCTAACGTTCCATAACTTTT GGCTCTTGATCAATTGCAACATTGCTACCTACTTGACTGGTAGCGCTCTTATTCCTCTAGGCTTGACGTGGTGGCAGGCGATTATTGCCATTGTGTTGGGTAATATCCTCGCGACAGCTGCACTGATTCTTGCTTCTTTGGCGGGTGCTTATTATCACA TTGGCTTTCCTGTTTTCAGTCGGGCGGTTTGGGGTATTTGGGGTTCTCAATTCGTCATCTGGAATCgcatctttctctctcttg TCTGGTATGGCTTCCAGTCATGGGTTGGCGGACAATGCGTCTATCTCATGCTCCTGTCATGGGATCCGTCCCTCGAAAACCACATCCCTAATACGATCCCTGCCTCGACGGGTATGACATCGGCCCAGTTCTTGTCGTACTTTATCTTTTGCGTCGTTACGCTCCCGTTCCTCTGGATCCGACCGCACAAGATACAAAAGTTCTTTTACTTTGCTAGCTCAATCaccctcgtcttcttcgtggTGCTATTGGTATGGGCCCTCGCGACCATGGGGTCTGATGGCTTTGGCGACACCATCAGCGACAGCACACCTCTTCCGACGACTGGTGGACCGAATAGCGTTACTTGGTTGTTGATCTCGGGTATCATGTCGACGGTTGGAGGTATCGCGGCGGGCATTCTCAATCAGAACGATTATGCGCGTCTTGCTAGACAACCTGGTGCTGCTATTTGGGGACAGACTTTTGCTTTCCCCTTGTACAGCATTGGCGCCTCTGTTATTGGCATTTTGGTTACGGCTGCTACGCAAAAACGAATGGGCGAAGCCATCTGGAACCCTCCTACATTATTCGCAGCCATGTTGATCAAGGATCCAACATCTGGCACACGGGCTGCCGTATTCTTTGCTGGTCTCGCCCTTTCCATCTCTCAAATGGGTAGCAACTTGCCAGGCAACGCACTCTCTGGCGGTATCGACTTGGCCTCTGTTTTCCCCAGgtacatcaacatccgtCGCGGCGCGTACCTGATGGCTCTCCTCAGCCCCATCGTCAACCCCTGGAGACTTGTCAACACAGCTACCGTCTTTCTCACGGTCCTCTCCGGTTACAGTGTCTTCTTGGCACCCATGACGGGTCTCATGGTAGCCCACTACAACTTGGTGGCAAAGGGGAAGATCAACGTCGATCACCTCTATGTGGGCCACAGCGAGAGCATTTATTGGTACAAGGCGGGTATCAATTGGCGTGCATTTGCAGCG TGGATTGTAGGTGTCATTCCACTGATGCCGGGTTTCATCGCAGCAGTGAACCCATCTGTTCACGTCTCAGACGGAGCGACTGAGTTGTATAGACTCAATTATCTCTTTGGTTTCATGATGAGCGCAGTCGTGTATCATGTCCTTCACTTGGTTGTGCCAGAACAGAAGCTGGACGACTTCATCAAGGATGGCACATCTGCCAAGGACACGCAGCAGATGTACCATGATCGCTGGAACATGCCCTACACAGAGGGCGAGCCAGGGAGCCAGGAACACATCATACCGCACAGCAAGGGACCCAACTCCTTGGCGACTGTCGCGACATCTTGTTAG